In Acidobacteriota bacterium, the sequence GAGGTGAACGCCCGGGCCCGGCGATGCCAACTGGGCGGCACGGGCGCCGCGGCGTCGGCCACCTCGACGGGGCTCGGGGCGAGTGGCGGGGCAGTCCACGCGGCAAGACGACCAGCCGTCTCCGGGTCGCCCTCACAGAGGGTCGCGACGGCGTCGATGGCGGCGAGCGCCACGTGGGCGACCGGGTCGTCGAGCACCGGTCTGACCAAGGCACACGGCACCTCCGAGGGCCGGCGGACAGCCGACGCGAGGGTCTCCAAACGGACGAGCCACGCTCCGTCGGCCAGGCCACGGCGGATGACGGGCACCGGATCCACGAGTGTGCCGATGACCGCGCGGTACGCCAGTCGCCTGACCTGGTCGTCCGGGTCGTCGAGTGCGTCGACCAGCACGGAGTCCAGCCGAGCCGAGGTCGCGAGGGCAGCCACCGCCAGGCGACGAACCCGGCGGGCGGGCGCGGGCGGCTCGACGCTGTTCAGCACACGGCCTTCGTCCGCGCGGCCGAGCCCGGCGGCTTGGCGCAGAAACTCCTGCGAAATCTCTGTTATATGACCTAAAGACGCGTGGCGCCTGGCCAACGATTCGAGGCCGCGGGTTAGCGGCAGCACGAGAACTGGGGAGGCCGCGGGCTCTCGAACGACCATCGCGCTGAGGATGTCGCGCTCGGCGGCGGCGATACCCTCTGTGGTGGTATGGGTCAAACGACCAATTGACTCCGCGATCGCTGCCCGTACTTCGAGGACGGTCTCCACTTGAAGACGGGTCAGGAGCTCCCGGCGGGCGTCGGCCGCTCCCGCCCGCCGGGCGCTTTGAGCCAGCGCCCGCGCGGTAGCCACCCGCACGGCAACGTTGGTCGATTCAAATCCAAGGACGATCTGCGGTGCCAGGGCCGACCGCTCCAGGCGTCCGAGCGCACGAACCGCTGCTCCCTGCAGCGCCGCATCCCTCTGGGCCAGCCCCTGGAGAAACGGCAGCAGATCCTCCGGGCCGTCGACCCTCGCGTCCTCGGCCGCGAGCATCCGGAGCCGAAGGTCAGACGACACGTCAGTTTCTGCTGTTTGACCAAATGCTGGCATGGCCAGCACGCTGACCACCAGGGCCGTGGCCGCCGCGATGCACCCGAGCGGTCGCCCTGACGACTCAGCGACGGGTCGTGGCGGCCGAATAGCGAAGCATCTGCGTCGTGAGGTCGAGCGGGTAGGAAATGTGCACATCGGTGATGGTGCCCGACTCGTCGTAGACGGGCGCGAGGTCCGGCATGACGAACCCCGTGTACGACGGAAGGCGCAGGGCGTCGACCCGCGCGACGACCTCGTCGCGCAGGGCGGCGTCGAAGTGAATGCCATACGCCTCGAAGAACGAACGCGCCGCGTCGTAATCGCCCTCCGACTTCATGCGCTGCACGTCGACGAGCAGACGGCCCACGCCCTCCCGGAACGCGTCGCGGTCGGTCATGACCCAATAGGTCTTGCCCTCGCGCCGCCGTACGTCGATGGCGGACGTGTGCGCCATCAGCCACCGGACGATGGCCTGACGGTTCCTCATGTGGTCTTCTTCGATGAGCGTCCCCGTCCGGATCCGGCGCAGTTGGACGAGGGCGTTGCGAACGTACCCCTCGTATTCGGCCTGAACGACCTCGTGACGATAGCTCTCTGTCAAAAGACCTAATTCGACCATGACCGGGTCGGCCACGAAGTACAAGGCCACGAGATCGGCCCGGGTCTCCTCGAGCGCGGAGTAGTGCTCCCTCAGGTAGACCTGAGGCGTCCCGTTCAGCCGCGGCGCCAGACGGCCCGACCCGTGACCGATGACCTCGTGCAGGTTGGTCGTCAACTCGCCGGCAAGGCTGCTCCAGCGCTCGGCACGCTCGGCTTCCTCCGTGGTCCAGGAGAACTCTCGCCGGAACTCGGTCGGCAGGGAACGATCGTAGGCGAGCACCACGTTCGAGAGCGAGACCGACTTGCTCCCTTGCACCTCGCGAATGCACTCGTCGTTGGGCAGGTTGATGCCGATCGGGGTCATCGGCCCCGAGTCGCCGGTCTCGATAACGACGTCGATGGCCCGGGCGGTCACACCCTGGACGTCGAGGCGCCTGTACTCGTCGGCGTAGGGCATGTGCCCTTCAAACCACGGGGCGTGGCGGGCGATGGCCTCGATGTCGCGGGTCTTCTCCTGGTTCGTGTAGTAGACGAGCGCCTCCCAGGCCCCCTTTCGCCCACGTGGGTCGAGGTAGACCTCGACGAACCCGTTGATGGTGTCGACGGGCGAGTCCTTGTCGGCCACCCACGCGATGTCGTAGGCGCGCCGGTCGTCCTCGTCACCGGTCCGATACCACCGGATGAGGGCCCGCAGCGCCGCGCCCATCGCGTCCGTGGCATAGGGCACGGCGGCCTCAAGGTGCCCGACGATGCGCTCGATGGCGTCGCCGTAGAGGC encodes:
- a CDS encoding peptidylprolyl isomerase yields the protein MSSDLRLRMLAAEDARVDGPEDLLPFLQGLAQRDAALQGAAVRALGRLERSALAPQIVLGFESTNVAVRVATARALAQSARRAGAADARRELLTRLQVETVLEVRAAIAESIGRLTHTTTEGIAAAERDILSAMVVREPAASPVLVLPLTRGLESLARRHASLGHITEISQEFLRQAAGLGRADEGRVLNSVEPPAPARRVRRLAVAALATSARLDSVLVDALDDPDDQVRRLAYRAVIGTLVDPVPVIRRGLADGAWLVRLETLASAVRRPSEVPCALVRPVLDDPVAHVALAAIDAVATLCEGDPETAGRLAAWTAPPLAPSPVEVADAAAPVPPSWHRRARAFTSLAALDPDTARDRLAAFAGDEVWQVRVAAVRAAATLGDGDTLERLASDPVDNVQEAALRPLLDLRGAGALPTLLAALGRDDPQLVLTTARLVEPLPADPRLADGLAEALDRVTGLKRETSRDIRLALVDALKQHAGPPRADWLRPYLGDFDPLVAARAADTLSAWTGESQQPRPQPLPRSPLPTAADLRRMADVSVTLHMSSGARVALRLLPDEAPLNAFRFLRLAEAGYYDGLTFHRVVPGFVVQGGSPGANEYWGDGPFSRDEVGRSNLRGTVGLSTRGRDTGDAQFYINLVDNVRLDDDYTVFAEVVSGMEHVDGFLEGERIERVEVMEADPAAAP
- a CDS encoding peptidase M49 — encoded protein: MSRGRGSGATGGSTSVTAPADTRPYLLEQVDDAAIVQLYADGFEALPLREKTLVWHLAQAAIAGRDIYYDQRYAHGLEMRAVLEEVLRHGFALASGVRDEFTRYTKLFWLNTGPHNTLTARKFVMTLDAATFAGALAAVAADGAHLPLGDAETVVQYAARVAPWFLDPDVDAVVTSKTPGEGRDILEASANNLYAGVTLADLDGFDERHPLNSRLVKRDGRLVEEVYRVGGLYGDAIERIVGHLEAAVPYATDAMGAALRALIRWYRTGDEDDRRAYDIAWVADKDSPVDTINGFVEVYLDPRGRKGAWEALVYYTNQEKTRDIEAIARHAPWFEGHMPYADEYRRLDVQGVTARAIDVVIETGDSGPMTPIGINLPNDECIREVQGSKSVSLSNVVLAYDRSLPTEFRREFSWTTEEAERAERWSSLAGELTTNLHEVIGHGSGRLAPRLNGTPQVYLREHYSALEETRADLVALYFVADPVMVELGLLTESYRHEVVQAEYEGYVRNALVQLRRIRTGTLIEEDHMRNRQAIVRWLMAHTSAIDVRRREGKTYWVMTDRDAFREGVGRLLVDVQRMKSEGDYDAARSFFEAYGIHFDAALRDEVVARVDALRLPSYTGFVMPDLAPVYDESGTITDVHISYPLDLTTQMLRYSAATTRR